In a genomic window of Kiloniellales bacterium:
- a CDS encoding DUF4399 domain-containing protein, with amino-acid sequence MKFIPICLIAATLGLAVWPATLQAGETPRPENAKVYVIWPKSGRTVPGGKFWLRMGLKNFGVAPAGVKKPNTGHHHVIINAPLPPFDEEIPNDKNHLHFGGGQTEARIELPPGRHTIQLLMGDHNHVPHDPPLYSERITIVVPPLVSQSR; translated from the coding sequence ATGAAATTCATTCCGATTTGCCTGATTGCGGCAACCCTCGGTCTCGCCGTCTGGCCTGCAACCCTGCAGGCCGGCGAGACACCGCGACCCGAGAACGCCAAGGTCTACGTCATCTGGCCGAAGAGCGGCCGGACCGTGCCGGGCGGGAAGTTCTGGCTGCGCATGGGGCTGAAGAACTTCGGCGTCGCGCCGGCCGGCGTCAAGAAGCCGAACACGGGGCACCACCACGTGATCATCAACGCCCCGCTGCCGCCCTTCGACGAAGAGATCCCCAACGACAAGAACCATCTCCACTTCGGGGGCGGACAGACCGAGGCGCGCATCGAGCTCCCGCCGGGCCGTCACACGATCCAGCTGCTGATGGGCGACCACAACCACGTCCCCCACGACCCGCCGCTCTATTCGGAGCGCATCACGATCGTGGTCCCGCCCCTGGTCTCGCAGTCGCGCTAG
- a CDS encoding Fe(3+) ABC transporter substrate-binding protein: MKALLRGLAVLVSTVLPATGAVAEEVLNLYSSRHYQTDEALYEDFTKATGIKINRIEGKGDALIERIKSEGANSPADILLTVDAGRLWRAEQAGLFQPVESKLLDEVVPANLRHPEGLWYGFSTRARLIYYAKDRVQPDAISRYEELADPKWKGKICIRSSSNIYNQSLMGSIIAAHGEKAAEDWANGVVANFARGPQGGDTDQIRAVAAGECDIAVGNSYYYVRLMTKPKDADKDVAGKVGWIFPNQGDRGTHVNVSGAGVLKNAPNKAAAVKFLEYLASDRAQRYFADGNNEYPVAARVEGNSAVESLGKFKVDQINVAVYGENQPEAQKIFDRAGWK; encoded by the coding sequence ATGAAGGCTTTGCTTCGAGGGCTCGCGGTCCTCGTATCCACCGTTCTGCCCGCGACCGGGGCGGTGGCCGAAGAGGTCCTGAACCTCTATTCCTCGCGGCACTACCAGACCGACGAGGCGCTCTACGAGGATTTCACCAAGGCGACCGGGATCAAGATCAACCGGATCGAGGGCAAGGGCGACGCCCTGATCGAGCGGATCAAGAGCGAGGGCGCCAACAGCCCGGCCGACATCCTGCTGACGGTCGATGCCGGGCGGCTCTGGCGAGCCGAGCAGGCGGGCCTCTTCCAGCCGGTGGAAAGCAAGCTTCTCGACGAGGTCGTGCCGGCCAACCTGCGGCACCCGGAGGGGCTTTGGTACGGCTTCTCGACCCGGGCGCGGCTGATCTACTACGCCAAGGACAGGGTCCAGCCGGACGCGATCTCGCGCTACGAGGAGCTCGCCGACCCGAAGTGGAAGGGCAAGATCTGCATCCGTTCCAGCTCCAACATCTACAACCAGTCGCTGATGGGTTCGATCATTGCCGCCCACGGAGAGAAGGCGGCCGAGGACTGGGCCAATGGCGTGGTCGCCAACTTCGCCCGGGGCCCGCAGGGCGGCGACACCGACCAGATCCGCGCCGTCGCGGCCGGGGAGTGCGACATCGCGGTCGGCAACTCCTACTACTACGTCCGCCTGATGACCAAGCCGAAGGACGCGGACAAGGACGTCGCCGGCAAGGTCGGCTGGATCTTTCCGAACCAGGGCGACCGCGGCACCCACGTCAACGTCTCCGGCGCCGGGGTGCTGAAGAACGCGCCGAACAAGGCGGCAGCGGTCAAATTCCTGGAGTATCTGGCGAGCGACAGAGCCCAGCGCTACTTCGCCGACGGCAACAACGAATACCCGGTGGCGGCCAGGGTCGAGGGCAACTCCGCGGTCGAGTCGCTCGGCAAGTTCAAGGTCGATCAGATCAACGTCGCCGTCTACGGCGAGAACCAGCCCGAAGCGCAGAAGATCTTCGACCGCGCCGGCTGGAAGTAG
- a CDS encoding iron ABC transporter permease produces the protein MTEAIETPPPRLPGSDPGVGKHRHRGGGLGRGGPLLGLSLLIAALFAVPIASVVASVFAEGQGTWAHLAETVLPRYLWNTVWLVLGVGLGVSTIGVTSAWLITMCRFPGRRVFEWAMILPLAVPAYVMAYAYTDFLQFSGPLQSLLRELTGWSRQDYWFPSVRSLGGAVAMLSLVLYPYVYLLARTAFLEQSVCALEVSRTLGCSAWGSFHRVALPLARPAIAAGTALALMETLADYGTVSFFGVQTFTTGIVRAWISFGDRIAAGQLATSLLGFVLLVLLLERWSRGRARYHHTSNRYQNLPGYKLKGLRAGLATLACALPLLLGFLLPAAILLGLLSELDGQIFSPRFFDLALNSFTLAALTAILAVALAVVMTYAVRLSPGALGTFAIRFASLGYAVPGIVIAVGVLIPFAMLDNAFDAWMRRSFGISTGLLLTGSIAALVFAYLVRFLAVSLNTVDASLGKIRPSMEDAARSLGEGLIGTMLRVHAPLMFGGLLSAGLLVFVDVMKELPATLVMRPFNFDTLAVQAYNYASDERLAESALPALTIVVVGILPVILLSRAISRARPGSRR, from the coding sequence ATGACCGAAGCCATCGAGACCCCGCCACCCCGCCTGCCCGGCAGCGATCCGGGCGTGGGCAAGCACCGGCACCGGGGCGGCGGCCTGGGGCGCGGCGGGCCGCTGCTCGGGCTCTCGCTTCTCATCGCCGCGCTTTTCGCGGTCCCGATCGCCAGCGTGGTCGCCAGCGTCTTCGCCGAGGGCCAGGGCACCTGGGCGCATCTGGCCGAGACCGTGCTGCCCCGCTACCTCTGGAACACCGTCTGGCTGGTCCTCGGCGTCGGGCTGGGCGTCTCCACGATCGGGGTGACCAGCGCCTGGCTGATCACCATGTGCCGCTTCCCCGGGCGGCGGGTCTTCGAATGGGCCATGATCCTGCCGCTGGCCGTGCCGGCCTACGTCATGGCCTATGCCTACACCGACTTCCTGCAGTTCAGCGGCCCGCTGCAGTCCCTTCTCCGGGAGCTGACCGGCTGGTCGCGCCAGGACTACTGGTTCCCCTCGGTCCGCTCGCTGGGCGGGGCCGTCGCCATGCTCTCGCTGGTGCTCTACCCCTACGTCTACCTGCTGGCCCGCACCGCCTTCCTGGAGCAGTCGGTTTGCGCCCTGGAGGTGAGCCGGACCCTGGGCTGCTCGGCCTGGGGCAGCTTCCACCGGGTCGCCTTGCCGCTGGCCCGGCCGGCGATCGCGGCCGGCACCGCGCTGGCCCTGATGGAGACCCTGGCCGACTACGGCACGGTGTCCTTCTTCGGCGTCCAGACCTTCACCACCGGCATCGTGCGGGCCTGGATCTCCTTCGGCGACCGCATCGCCGCCGGTCAGCTGGCGACCAGCCTGCTCGGCTTCGTGCTCCTGGTCCTGCTGCTGGAGCGCTGGTCGCGCGGCCGGGCCCGCTACCACCACACATCGAACCGCTACCAGAACCTGCCGGGCTACAAGCTCAAGGGCCTGCGCGCCGGGCTCGCCACCCTGGCCTGCGCGCTGCCGCTGCTGCTCGGGTTCCTGCTGCCGGCGGCGATCCTGCTCGGCCTGCTGTCCGAGCTGGACGGGCAGATCTTCAGCCCGCGCTTCTTCGACCTCGCCCTGAACAGCTTCACCCTGGCCGCCCTGACCGCGATTCTGGCGGTGGCCCTCGCCGTGGTCATGACCTATGCGGTCCGACTCAGCCCCGGGGCTCTGGGCACCTTCGCCATCCGCTTCGCCTCGCTCGGCTACGCCGTTCCCGGAATCGTCATCGCGGTCGGCGTGCTGATCCCCTTCGCCATGCTGGACAACGCGTTCGACGCCTGGATGCGCCGCAGCTTCGGGATCTCGACCGGGCTGCTCCTCACCGGCAGCATCGCCGCCCTGGTCTTCGCCTACCTTGTGCGCTTCCTGGCGGTCTCCCTGAACACCGTGGACGCCAGCCTGGGCAAGATCCGGCCCTCGATGGAGGATGCCGCGCGCAGCCTGGGCGAGGGCCTGATCGGCACCATGCTGCGGGTTCATGCGCCGCTGATGTTCGGCGGCCTGCTGTCGGCCGGCCTTCTGGTCTTCGTCGACGTGATGAAGGAGCTGCCGGCGACCCTGGTGATGCGGCCCTTCAACTTCGACACCCTGGCGGTCCAGGCCTACAACTACGCCTCGGACGAGCGCCTGGCCGAGTCCGCCCTGCCGGCCCTGACCATCGTGGTCGTCGGCATCCTGCCGGTCATCCTGCTGTCCCGGGCGATCTCGCGGGCCCGGCCGGGCAGCCGCCGGTAA
- a CDS encoding chemotaxis protein CheW produces MDDLLSEFLTETNESLAVLDVELIKLEQTPNDPELLSNIFRLMHTIKGTCGFLGLPRLEAVAHAGENVLGKVRDGELTVSAEIVTLILECLDRIRGILGALEETEAEPAGDDAALIARLDAVFNGTASPSGDAGAAAPAEAPAVEAEEPEPAAEAGPAPESPQDETPEAPAEMAPSLAEAPVAVAPPPGAAEAQEAPKESAVANQSIRVNVELLEDLMTLVSELVLTRNQLLQILRAQRESEFTAPLQRLNHVVSELQESVMKTRMQPIGNAWAKLPRIVRDLAHELDKKIELVMKGAETELDRQVLELIKDPLTHMVRNSADHGLEETRARKRAGKPETGTILLNAYHEGGHIIIEIADDGRGLSTDKIKKKVLEKGLVPEAQLAAMSDQQVQQQIFKPGFSTAEQVTAVSGRGVGMDVVRTNIERIGGTIELTSTEGQGTKFTIKIPLTLAIVSALIVECGGERFAVPQLSVIELVRASNKSDHIIEQINETPVLRLRNRLLPLVNLRQLLGLEPKGDGPAPGEDASNVVSIEERRNQDDAFIIVSQVGAYAFGIIVDRVFDTEEIVVKPVAPILRDIPLYSGNTILGDGSVVMILDPNGIATATGEMSVGEDLAAETERLTELAHEKVAMLVFRAVDASPKAVPLALIARLEEVDLGTVERSGGRTLVQYRGHLMPLVQMRGAEPLPDSGRKPVLVFTDRDRTMGLVVDEIVDIVEDRMEVELSSERAGFIGSALIAGAATDVIDTSHYLTQAFDDWFGSEATEAFGSEGQGRQILLVDDSPFFRNLLSPLLSVAGYQVTAVESADAALALLDAGDGFDAIISDIEMPGMDGFQFAQSLRQDQRFCGIPLVALSSHATPADLARGRQVGFRDYVAKFDRDALLAALQDTLAETRGAA; encoded by the coding sequence ATGGACGATCTACTCAGCGAGTTTCTGACCGAGACGAACGAAAGCCTTGCCGTTCTCGACGTCGAGCTCATCAAGCTGGAGCAGACCCCCAACGATCCGGAGCTGCTCAGCAACATCTTCCGCCTGATGCACACGATCAAGGGCACCTGCGGCTTCCTCGGCCTGCCCAGGCTGGAGGCGGTCGCCCATGCCGGCGAGAACGTGCTCGGCAAGGTGCGCGACGGGGAGCTCACGGTGTCGGCGGAGATCGTCACCCTGATCCTCGAATGCCTGGACCGGATCCGGGGCATCCTGGGCGCTCTAGAGGAGACCGAGGCCGAGCCGGCGGGCGACGATGCCGCGCTGATCGCTCGCCTGGACGCGGTCTTCAACGGCACCGCGTCACCGAGCGGGGACGCTGGGGCCGCTGCGCCCGCTGAAGCGCCGGCGGTCGAGGCCGAGGAACCGGAGCCCGCGGCCGAAGCCGGTCCGGCGCCGGAATCGCCCCAGGATGAGACTCCGGAGGCTCCGGCCGAGATGGCGCCATCCCTGGCGGAGGCGCCCGTGGCCGTGGCGCCGCCACCGGGCGCGGCCGAGGCACAGGAGGCGCCCAAGGAGTCGGCGGTCGCCAACCAGTCGATCCGGGTCAACGTCGAGCTGCTGGAAGACCTCATGACCCTGGTCTCCGAGCTGGTCCTGACCCGCAATCAGCTGCTCCAGATCCTGCGCGCGCAGCGCGAGAGCGAGTTCACCGCGCCCTTGCAGCGGCTCAATCACGTCGTCTCCGAGCTTCAGGAAAGCGTGATGAAGACCCGCATGCAGCCGATCGGCAACGCCTGGGCCAAGCTGCCCCGTATCGTCCGCGACCTGGCGCACGAGCTGGACAAGAAGATCGAGCTGGTGATGAAAGGCGCCGAGACCGAGCTGGACCGCCAGGTGCTCGAGCTGATCAAGGACCCGCTGACCCACATGGTCCGCAACTCGGCCGATCACGGCCTGGAAGAGACCAGGGCCCGGAAGAGGGCCGGCAAGCCGGAAACCGGCACCATCCTGCTCAACGCCTACCACGAAGGCGGCCACATCATCATCGAGATCGCCGACGACGGCCGTGGCCTTTCGACCGATAAGATCAAGAAGAAGGTGCTGGAGAAGGGCCTAGTGCCCGAGGCCCAGCTGGCCGCGATGTCGGACCAGCAGGTCCAGCAGCAGATCTTCAAGCCCGGCTTCTCGACCGCCGAGCAGGTGACCGCGGTCTCGGGCCGCGGCGTCGGCATGGACGTGGTGCGGACCAACATCGAGCGCATCGGCGGCACGATCGAGCTGACCTCGACCGAAGGCCAGGGAACGAAGTTCACCATCAAGATCCCGCTGACCCTGGCCATCGTCTCGGCGTTGATCGTCGAGTGTGGCGGGGAGCGCTTCGCGGTGCCGCAGCTTTCGGTGATCGAGCTGGTCCGCGCCTCCAACAAGAGCGACCACATCATCGAGCAGATCAACGAGACGCCGGTGCTGCGGCTGCGCAACCGGCTGCTGCCGCTGGTCAACCTGCGCCAGCTGCTCGGGCTGGAGCCGAAGGGCGACGGGCCGGCGCCGGGAGAGGACGCCTCCAACGTCGTCTCGATCGAGGAGCGCCGGAACCAGGACGATGCCTTCATCATCGTCTCCCAGGTCGGGGCCTACGCCTTCGGCATCATCGTCGACCGGGTCTTCGACACCGAGGAGATCGTGGTCAAGCCGGTGGCCCCGATCCTGCGGGACATCCCGCTCTATTCCGGCAACACCATCCTCGGCGACGGCAGCGTCGTCATGATCCTGGATCCCAACGGCATCGCGACCGCGACCGGCGAGATGTCGGTCGGCGAGGACCTCGCCGCCGAGACCGAGCGCCTCACCGAGCTGGCCCACGAGAAGGTCGCCATGCTGGTGTTCCGGGCCGTCGACGCCTCGCCCAAGGCGGTGCCCCTGGCGCTGATCGCCAGGCTCGAGGAGGTCGACCTGGGCACGGTCGAGCGCTCCGGCGGGCGCACGCTGGTCCAGTACCGGGGTCACCTCATGCCCCTGGTGCAGATGCGCGGGGCCGAGCCGCTGCCGGACTCCGGCCGCAAGCCGGTGCTGGTCTTCACCGACCGGGACCGGACCATGGGCCTGGTCGTGGACGAGATCGTCGACATCGTCGAGGACCGCATGGAGGTCGAGCTCTCCTCGGAACGCGCTGGTTTCATCGGCAGCGCGCTGATCGCCGGGGCGGCGACCGACGTGATCGACACCAGCCACTACCTGACCCAGGCCTTCGACGACTGGTTCGGCTCCGAGGCGACGGAGGCCTTCGGCAGCGAGGGCCAGGGCCGGCAGATCCTGCTGGTCGACGACAGCCCCTTCTTCCGCAACCTGCTCTCGCCGCTGCTCTCGGTGGCCGGCTACCAGGTGACCGCGGTCGAAAGCGCCGATGCGGCGCTCGCCCTGCTCGACGCCGGGGACGGCTTCGACGCGATCATCTCGGACATCGAGATGCCGGGGATGGACGGCTTCCAGTTCGCCCAGAGCCTGCGCCAGGACCAGCGCTTCTGCGGCATCCCGCTGGTCGCCCTGTCGTCCCACGCGACGCCGGCGGACCTGGCGCGCGGCCGTCAGGTCGGGTTCCGCGACTACGTGGCGAAGTTCGACCGGGATGCCTTGCTGGCCGCGCTGCAGGACACCCTGGCCGAGACGCGAGGTGCCGCATGA
- a CDS encoding chemotaxis protein CheW, whose protein sequence is MSHSDAKPAATETAGFGHSEDFVSFTIAGQLFGIPVLKVQDVLASYKITRIPLAPAEIMGQLNLRGRVVTAIDIRRRIGLPPRDSDDKGMSIVVENDNELYSLVVDSVGEVLSLSSNAFEPSPPTLDPSFRTYATGVYRLDHGLLVVLDVASLLSFGGIAVAAA, encoded by the coding sequence ATGAGCCACAGCGACGCAAAGCCCGCCGCGACGGAGACCGCCGGCTTCGGCCACAGCGAGGACTTCGTGTCCTTCACCATCGCCGGCCAGCTCTTCGGGATCCCGGTCCTGAAGGTCCAGGACGTGCTGGCGAGCTACAAGATCACCCGCATTCCCCTGGCGCCCGCCGAGATCATGGGGCAGCTCAACCTGCGCGGACGGGTGGTGACCGCGATCGACATCCGCCGGCGCATCGGCCTGCCGCCGCGCGACAGCGACGACAAGGGCATGAGCATCGTGGTCGAGAACGACAACGAGCTCTACAGCCTGGTGGTCGACAGCGTCGGCGAGGTGCTGAGCTTGAGCTCGAACGCCTTCGAGCCCAGTCCGCCGACGCTGGACCCGAGCTTTCGCACCTACGCCACCGGCGTGTACCGCCTCGATCACGGCCTGCTGGTCGTCCTGGACGTCGCCAGCCTGCTCAGCTTCGGCGGCATCGCTGTGGCCGCCGCCTAG
- a CDS encoding response regulator, which yields MRSCLIVDDSKVVRMVARKILEGLNFEIYEAEDGQKAMEACRRCMPDAVLLDWNMPVMNGLDFLKELRAMGGDKQPIVVFCTTENDMSHIQQAMTAGANEYIMKPFDTEIIESKFVQVGLI from the coding sequence ATGAGATCCTGTCTGATCGTCGACGATTCGAAGGTCGTCCGCATGGTGGCGCGAAAGATCCTCGAGGGCCTGAACTTCGAGATCTACGAGGCCGAGGACGGGCAGAAGGCGATGGAGGCCTGCCGCCGCTGCATGCCCGACGCGGTGCTGCTGGACTGGAACATGCCGGTGATGAACGGGCTGGATTTCCTCAAGGAGCTGCGCGCGATGGGCGGCGACAAGCAACCGATCGTCGTGTTCTGCACCACCGAGAACGACATGAGCCACATCCAGCAGGCCATGACCGCCGGTGCCAACGAATACATCATGAAACCCTTCGACACCGAGATCATCGAATCGAAGTTCGTCCAGGTGGGGCTCATTTGA
- a CDS encoding chemotaxis response regulator protein-glutamate methylesterase, with protein sequence MTATTGAAGASGPYRVMVVEDATVIRAMLNRTLEQDPQIEVVTSVINGEMAVSALQRDPEIDVILLDIDMPVMDGLTALPKLLAVKPEAKVIMNSTLTRANADISLRALAMGAADYLTKPSSSQELRSAEAFSRELTEKVKALGAAARGQAPAPVTGPSTSTARPAAAISLRGGPAQQPSALAIGSSTGGPQALFKVLGGFAPPPPQPIFITQHMPPTFTTLLAEHIGRQTGLACHEPDDGEAVVGGRVYLAPGDRHMLVESGTGSAVIRLSDGPQENFCRPAVDPMLRSLAEVYGSRLLVAILTGMGTDGREGGRSVVEAGGAVIAQDEESSVVWGMPGAVATAGLCSAVLPLAEIAPYICKVAMRSAA encoded by the coding sequence ATGACAGCGACCACAGGGGCAGCGGGCGCGAGCGGGCCGTACCGGGTGATGGTCGTCGAAGACGCCACCGTCATCCGGGCCATGCTCAACCGCACCCTGGAGCAGGACCCGCAGATCGAGGTCGTCACCTCGGTGATCAACGGCGAGATGGCGGTCTCGGCGCTGCAGCGCGATCCGGAGATCGACGTCATCCTGCTGGACATCGACATGCCGGTGATGGACGGCCTGACCGCCCTGCCCAAGCTCCTGGCGGTCAAGCCCGAGGCCAAGGTGATCATGAACTCCACCCTGACCCGGGCCAACGCCGACATCAGCCTGCGGGCCCTGGCCATGGGGGCCGCCGACTACCTCACCAAGCCGAGCTCCAGCCAGGAGCTGCGCTCGGCCGAGGCCTTCTCCCGGGAGCTGACCGAGAAGGTCAAGGCCCTGGGCGCCGCCGCCCGCGGCCAGGCCCCGGCGCCGGTCACCGGGCCGAGTACGAGCACCGCCAGGCCGGCGGCGGCCATCAGCCTGCGCGGCGGGCCGGCGCAGCAGCCCTCGGCCCTCGCCATCGGCAGCTCGACGGGCGGGCCCCAGGCGCTTTTCAAGGTCCTCGGCGGCTTCGCGCCGCCGCCGCCGCAGCCGATCTTCATCACCCAGCACATGCCGCCGACCTTCACCACCCTGCTGGCCGAGCATATCGGCCGGCAGACCGGGCTGGCCTGCCACGAGCCGGACGACGGCGAGGCCGTGGTCGGGGGGCGGGTCTACCTGGCGCCCGGCGATCGCCACATGCTGGTCGAGTCCGGCACCGGAAGCGCCGTGATTCGGCTTTCCGACGGCCCGCAGGAGAACTTCTGCCGGCCGGCCGTCGACCCGATGCTGCGCAGCCTGGCCGAGGTCTACGGCTCCCGCCTTCTGGTCGCGATCCTGACCGGCATGGGCACGGACGGCCGCGAGGGCGGGCGCAGCGTGGTCGAGGCCGGCGGCGCGGTCATCGCCCAGGACGAAGAAAGCTCCGTGGTCTGGGGCATGCCGGGCGCCGTCGCGACGGCCGGTCTGTGCAGCGCCGTCCTGCCGCTGGCCGAGATCGCCCCCTACATCTGCAAGGTCGCCATGAGGTCTGCGGCATGA
- a CDS encoding protein-glutamate O-methyltransferase CheR, whose translation MNIDDFNLVAKILKDRSGLVLGSDKAYLLESRLNPVARKYDLAGVDDLVALIRKGGDEKLLVDITEAMTTNESFFFRDQKPFDQFRDLVLPYMLDHRSQAKKLSIWCAACSSGQEPYSLAMLLDEQAAQLAGWSIEILATDLSLEILAKAKEGVYSQFEVQRGLPVQFLMKHFKQDGERWQISDEIRNMVRFKPHNLLEAPQGLHQVDVVFCRNVLIYFDADTKTRVLDLIAGAMSEDGFLFLGGAETVLGVSERFQLIPGQRGVYGLTAGTGSLATGTAA comes from the coding sequence ATGAACATCGACGACTTCAACCTGGTCGCAAAGATCCTCAAGGATCGATCTGGCCTCGTACTCGGCTCCGACAAGGCATACCTGCTCGAGAGCCGTCTGAACCCGGTTGCCCGCAAGTACGATCTTGCCGGGGTCGACGACCTCGTGGCGCTGATCCGCAAGGGCGGCGACGAGAAGCTTCTGGTCGATATCACCGAGGCGATGACGACCAACGAATCCTTCTTCTTCCGCGATCAGAAGCCCTTCGACCAGTTCCGCGACCTGGTGCTGCCCTACATGCTGGACCACCGCAGCCAGGCCAAGAAGCTGAGCATCTGGTGCGCGGCCTGCTCGAGCGGCCAGGAGCCCTACAGCCTCGCCATGCTGCTTGACGAGCAGGCGGCCCAACTGGCGGGCTGGTCTATCGAGATCCTGGCCACGGACCTCTCGCTGGAGATCCTGGCCAAGGCCAAGGAAGGGGTCTATTCGCAGTTCGAGGTCCAGCGCGGCCTGCCGGTGCAGTTCCTGATGAAGCACTTCAAGCAGGACGGCGAGCGCTGGCAGATCAGCGACGAGATCCGCAACATGGTCAGATTCAAGCCGCACAACCTGCTCGAGGCCCCGCAGGGCCTGCACCAGGTCGACGTGGTGTTCTGCCGCAACGTGCTGATCTACTTCGACGCCGACACCAAGACAAGGGTCCTGGACCTGATCGCCGGGGCCATGTCCGAGGACGGCTTCCTGTTCCTCGGCGGCGCGGAGACCGTATTGGGTGTGTCGGAGCGCTTCCAGCTGATTCCCGGCCAGCGCGGCGTCTACGGCCTGACCGCCGGCACCGGCAGCCTGGCGACCGGGACCGCCGCCTGA
- a CDS encoding response regulator transcription factor: MRILLVEDDSATAQGIQLMLQSEGYICDCTDLGEDGLEIGKLYDYDIIILDLMLPDIDGYEVLRRLRAARVKTPILILSGLSDLDDKIKGLGVGADDYLTKPFDKRELIARIQAIVRRSKGHSDSIIKTGKLTVNLDTRTVEVEGQPLHLTGKEYGILELLSLRKGTTLTKEMFLNHLYGGLDEPELKIIDVFVCKLRKKLAAATGGDNYIETVWGRGYVLRDPVDDGGKSEEPRKAASG; this comes from the coding sequence ATGCGAATTCTGCTTGTTGAAGACGATAGCGCGACCGCGCAGGGGATCCAGCTGATGCTGCAGTCGGAGGGCTACATCTGCGACTGCACAGATCTGGGAGAAGACGGGTTAGAGATCGGCAAGCTGTATGACTACGACATCATCATACTCGATCTCATGCTTCCGGATATCGACGGTTACGAGGTCCTGCGCCGGTTGCGCGCCGCACGAGTCAAGACGCCGATCCTGATCCTGTCGGGTCTCAGCGACCTGGACGACAAGATCAAGGGTCTCGGCGTCGGCGCCGACGACTACCTGACCAAGCCCTTCGACAAGCGCGAGCTGATCGCCCGCATCCAGGCGATCGTTCGGCGCTCCAAGGGCCATTCGGACTCGATCATCAAGACCGGCAAATTGACGGTCAATCTGGACACGCGCACGGTCGAGGTGGAGGGCCAGCCCCTGCACCTGACCGGCAAGGAGTACGGCATCCTCGAGCTCCTGTCCCTGCGCAAGGGGACGACGCTGACCAAGGAGATGTTCCTCAATCATCTCTACGGCGGGCTCGACGAGCCGGAGCTCAAGATCATCGACGTCTTCGTCTGCAAGCTGCGCAAGAAGCTGGCGGCGGCGACCGGCGGCGACAACTACATCGAGACCGTCTGGGGCCGCGGCTACGTGCTGCGGGATCCCGTCGACGACGGGGGCAAGTCCGAGGAGCCGCGCAAGGCGGCCAGCGGCTGA